A stretch of the Ascaphus truei isolate aAscTru1 chromosome 4, aAscTru1.hap1, whole genome shotgun sequence genome encodes the following:
- the LOC142491947 gene encoding somatostatin receptor type 4-like: protein MTTSPDLLVPVEARILLSTWNQSRDTPGTQYPFNMINNNKNINNTNTPLENERDVSMIVIQFIYAIVCLIGLIGNSMVIFVILRYAKMKTATNIYILNLAIADELFMLSVPFLAASAALQHWPFGSGMCRTVLSVDGINMFTSVFCLTVLSVDRYVAVVHPLRAARYRRPTVAKMINICVWIVSLLVISPILIFADTMPSKNGVVVCNLMWPHPTWSAVFVIYTFLLGFFLPVVAICLCYILIIVKMRAVALKAGWQQRKKSEKKITRMVLMVVTVFVICWMPFYIVQLLNLFLPHMDATINHISIILSYANSCANPILYGFFSDNFKRSFQRIVCFRWLENGTDEPVDYYATALKSRVCNNHPLDFQQEPLQSDPCYKHGTITRTTTL, encoded by the coding sequence ATGACCACATCTCCTGATCTCCTGGTGCCAGTGGAGGCGAGAATCCTGCTGAGCACATGGAACCAGTCCAGAGACACGCCGGGTACTCAGTACCCCTTTAATATGATCAAcaacaataaaaatattaataacacGAATACCCCCTTGGAGAATGAAAGGGATGTGAGCATGATAGTGATTCAATTCATTTATGCCATCGTGTGCCTCATTGGACTCATTGGGAACTCCATGGTGATTTTTGTGATTTTAAGATATGCCAAAATGAAGACGGCCACCAACATTTACATCCTGAACTTGGCGATCGCGGACGAGCTCTTCATGCTGAGTGTCCCCTTCCTCGCTGcctctgccgccctgcagcaCTGGCCCTTTGGTTCAGGGATGTGCCGCACTGTGCTCAGTGTGGACGGCATCAACATGTTCACCAGTGTGTTTTGCCTGACGGTGCTCAGCGTGGACAGGTACGTTGCTGTGGTCCATCCTCTCAGGGCTGCCAGATACAGGAGACCCACTGTGGCCAAGATGATCAACATTTGCGTTTGGATTGTGTCCCTCCTCGTCATTTCCCCCATTTTAATCTTTGCAGACACCATGCCTTCCAAGAACGGGGTTGTTGTCTGCAATCTTATGTGGCCCCATCCCACATGGTCGGCTGTATTTGTCATATACACGTTTCTCCTGGGCTTCTTTCTACCTGTCGTAGCCATCTGCCTATGTTACATCCTCATCATTGTGAAAATGAGAGCTGTGGCTTTGAAGGCAGGCTGGCAGCAGAGAAAGAAATCCGAAAAGAAAATAACTCGTATGGTCCTGATGGTTGTTACCGTCTTTGTTATCTGTTGGATGCCTTTCTATATCGTGCAGCTCCTCAACCTGTTCCTACCCCATATGGATGCCACCATCAACCACATCTCCATCATCCTCAGTTACGCCAATAGCTGTGCTAACCCCATTCTGTACGGCTTTTTCTCGGATAACTTTAAGAGGTCCTTCCAGAGGATCGTATGCTTTCGCTGGCTTGAGAATGGTACCGATGAGCCAGTGGATTATTATGCTACAGCCCTGAAGAGCCGGGTGTGTAACAACCACCCCTTAGACTTCCAACAGGAACCCCTTCAATCGGATCCTTGTTATAAACATGGGACAATCACGAGGACCACCACCCTTTAA